A part of Uloborus diversus isolate 005 chromosome 6, Udiv.v.3.1, whole genome shotgun sequence genomic DNA contains:
- the LOC129224471 gene encoding WD repeat-containing protein 86-like, which translates to MGLDSSKDINPNAARGYILEKFTRQKSGINCMSMEPEKYLLATGGEDRTIVLWRANATPTQWKSTLKGHTDYVSCLTFHDKYILSGSADSTIRKWCLSTYECLYAYEGHKDRINRILCAGDFLFSSSTDHTARVWTLTTHQYAANEDVCLSILEGHSKAVYPLVFIPDEGNPLNNRTIYDGDIFITGSSDKTTRIWSLKTNKSIHVLKIHAATVNTLATDPEGKLLFSGGGDGLICCWNISTGECIRRMKGHDGPVLSMICHNKMLYSCSTDQTARAWIMDFGECIKIYREHTHSVTCIKYFDGYVFTGCSDFYCRMFKAKTGELKRVFKGHTKAVVQIEVVHGKMYSISVDGTLRVWDTTGILEEEESETEIA; encoded by the exons ATGGGTTTGGATTCTTCCAAGGACATCAATCCCAATGCCGCTCGTGGTTACATCTTGGAAAAATTCACCCGCCAGAAGAGTGGCATCAACTGCATGAGCATGGAACCAGAGAAATATCTCTTGGCCACAGGTGGGGAGGATAGGACAATCGTTTTATGGAGGGCGAATGCCACACCAACGCAGTGGAAATCCACCTTGAAGGGCCACACGGACTACGTGAGCTGCCTGACCTTCCACGACAAGTACATACTTTCAGGCTCAGCAGACAGCACCATCAGAAAATGGTGCCTCAGTACTTATGAGTGTCTTTACGCGTACGAAGGGCACAAGGATCGGATTAACAGGATACTGTGTGCTGGAGATTTTCTGTTCTCCTCTTCCACAGATCACACCGCTCGAGTGTGGACTCTGACGACTCATCAGTATGCTGCCAATGAAGACGTTTGCTTGTCCATTCTTGAA GGTCACAGCAAAGCAGTTTATCCATTGGTCTTCATACCAGATGAAGGAAACCCACTCAATAATAGAACAATATATGATGGAGATATATTTATCACAGGCTCTTCAGACAAGACTACTAGGATTTGGTCTCTAAAAACTAATAAATCCATACAC GTACTGAAAATTCATGCGGCCACAGTGAACACCTTGGCTACTGACCCCGAGGGGAAACTTCTCTTCAGTGGCGGAGGGGACGGGCTCATTTGCTGCTGGAACATCTCAACAGGGGAATGCATCAGGCGGATGAAGGGACACGACGGACCAGTACTGAGTATGATT tgccataataAAATGCTGTACTCCTGCAGTACAGATCAGACTGCTCGAGCTTGGATTATGGATTTTGgtgaatgcataaaaatatatcgAGAACACACACACAGCGTTACGTGCATCAAATACTTCGATGGATACG TATTTACCGGATGCTCAGATTTCTATTGTAGAATGTTCAAAGCCAAAACGGGAGAATTGAAAAGAGTTTTCAAAGGACATACCAAAGCTGTTGTACAGATCGAG GTTGTCCATGGCAAAATGTACTCGATCTCAGTGGATGGGACCCTCCGGGTTTGGGACACCACGGGAATCCTGGAGGAAGAAGAATCGGAAACAGAGATCGCGTGA